In Geminocystis sp. NIES-3709, a single genomic region encodes these proteins:
- the ychF gene encoding redox-regulated ATPase YchF translates to MLRAGIVGLPNVGKSTLFNAVVANAKADAANFPFCTIEPNVGVVAVPDERLEVLAKISKSVKIIPTRIEFVDIAGLVKGASKGEGLGNQFLANIREVDAIVHVVRCFDDDDIIHVSGSVDPIRDIEVINLELALADLTQVERRVERLRKQVKNNKEAAEEMGILERILPILNDGKPARFLNLTPEEEIIVKPLGLLTSKPVIYAANVTDEDLATGNEWVEQVKQQVASENAKVVVVSAQVESELVELSLEEKAEFLESLGVTEGGLQSLIKATYELLGLRTYITTGETETRAWTIIAGMKAPQAAGVIHTDFERGFIRAETVAYEDLVKTGSMAAAKEQGLVRSEGKEYIVKEGDVMLFRFNV, encoded by the coding sequence ATGTTAAGAGCTGGAATTGTGGGATTGCCCAATGTAGGCAAATCTACCTTATTTAATGCCGTAGTAGCTAACGCCAAAGCCGATGCCGCAAATTTCCCTTTTTGTACGATCGAGCCTAATGTGGGAGTTGTAGCTGTACCTGATGAACGTTTGGAAGTATTAGCTAAAATATCTAAATCTGTAAAAATTATTCCTACTCGTATTGAATTTGTGGATATTGCAGGGTTAGTAAAAGGTGCATCGAAAGGGGAAGGTTTAGGAAATCAATTTCTAGCAAATATTAGGGAAGTAGATGCCATCGTTCATGTAGTAAGATGTTTCGACGATGATGATATTATCCACGTTTCTGGATCAGTTGATCCTATTAGAGACATTGAAGTTATCAATTTAGAATTAGCTTTAGCTGATTTAACTCAAGTTGAGCGCCGAGTAGAAAGATTGAGAAAGCAGGTGAAAAATAATAAAGAAGCGGCTGAAGAAATGGGCATTTTAGAGCGAATTTTACCTATTCTCAATGATGGTAAACCTGCTAGATTTTTAAACTTAACCCCAGAGGAAGAAATAATTGTTAAGCCGTTGGGATTACTAACTTCCAAACCAGTGATTTATGCGGCTAACGTTACTGATGAAGATTTAGCCACCGGTAATGAATGGGTAGAGCAAGTTAAACAACAAGTCGCCTCAGAAAATGCTAAAGTGGTCGTAGTTTCAGCTCAAGTAGAATCAGAGTTGGTAGAATTATCCTTAGAAGAAAAAGCGGAATTTTTAGAGTCTCTAGGAGTTACTGAAGGGGGTTTGCAGTCATTGATTAAAGCAACTTATGAATTATTAGGATTGCGTACTTATATTACCACAGGGGAAACAGAAACTAGGGCATGGACAATCATCGCTGGAATGAAGGCACCTCAAGCAGCCGGAGTAATTCATACTGATTTTGAAAGGGGATTTATTCGTGCGGAAACTGTTGCCTATGAAGATTTAGTTAAAACTGGTAGCATGGCGGCGGCAAAAGAACAAGGTTTAGTTCGCTCGGAAGGAAAAGAGTATATTGTAAAGGAGGGAGATGTGATGTTATTTCGCTTCAATGTTTAA
- the crtR gene encoding beta-carotene hydroxylase, with the protein MQSVSPVLTSVPREYLKAPGGFNPTVLMFITAILLITFSTVGYFLWGWIDWICFCANVLALHMSGTVIHDASHNSAHSDRIINSILGHGSALMLGFAFPVFTRVHLQHHANVNDPENDPDHYVSTGGPLWMIAARFFYHEIFFFKRQLWRKYELLEWFLSRLFLFTVVFLGINYGFIGYVMNFWFVPALVVGIALGLFFDYLPHRPFRERDRWKNARVYPGRVLNLLILGQNYHLIHHLWPSIPWYKYEPAYYATKPLLDAKGCDQSLDLLNGKNFWSFLYDIFLGIRFHDKH; encoded by the coding sequence ATGCAGTCGGTTTCACCTGTATTGACATCTGTACCAAGAGAATATTTAAAAGCACCGGGAGGGTTTAATCCTACTGTGCTGATGTTTATTACTGCTATTTTATTAATTACATTTTCCACCGTGGGTTATTTTTTGTGGGGGTGGATAGATTGGATATGTTTTTGTGCCAATGTACTAGCCTTACATATGTCTGGTACTGTTATTCATGATGCTTCTCATAATAGCGCCCATAGCGATCGAATCATTAATTCAATTCTTGGTCATGGTAGTGCCTTAATGTTGGGTTTTGCCTTTCCTGTTTTTACGAGGGTTCACCTACAACACCATGCAAATGTAAATGATCCTGAGAACGATCCTGATCATTATGTCTCTACAGGAGGCCCTTTATGGATGATTGCCGCTAGGTTTTTCTACCATGAGATTTTTTTCTTCAAGAGACAATTATGGCGAAAATATGAGCTTTTAGAATGGTTTTTGAGTCGTTTATTTCTCTTTACGGTAGTTTTTCTCGGTATTAACTACGGTTTTATAGGTTATGTAATGAATTTTTGGTTTGTACCTGCTTTAGTAGTTGGTATTGCGTTAGGTTTATTTTTTGATTACTTACCTCATCGTCCTTTTAGAGAACGCGATCGATGGAAAAATGCGAGAGTGTATCCGGGTAGAGTTTTGAATCTTTTAATTCTCGGACAAAACTATCATTTAATTCATCATTTATGGCCTTCTATTCCTTGGTATAAATATGAGCCTGCCTATTATGCAACTAAACCCTTATTAGACGCAAAAGGCTGTGATCAATCTTTGGACTTACTCAACGGTAAAAACTTTTGGAGTTTTTTGTACGATATATTTTTAGGTATTAGATTTCACGATAAACATTGA
- the petB gene encoding cytochrome b6 → MFTKQVTDSPVYKWFNDRLEVDAISDDISSKYVPPHVNIFYCLGGITLTCFLIQFATGFAMTFYYKPTVTEAFTSVQFIMNEVNFGWLIRSIHRWSASMMVLMLILHVFRVYLTGGFKKPRELTWIVGVTMAVITVSFGVTGYSLPWDQVGYWAVKIVSGVPAAIPVVGDQMVELLRGGASVGQATLTRFYTIHTFVLPWLMAVFMLLHFLLIRKQGISGPL, encoded by the coding sequence ATGTTTACTAAACAAGTAACCGATTCTCCTGTTTATAAATGGTTTAACGATCGCCTCGAAGTAGATGCGATTTCCGATGATATTAGTAGCAAATATGTTCCCCCCCATGTCAATATTTTTTATTGCTTAGGCGGAATTACCCTAACTTGCTTCTTAATTCAGTTTGCAACTGGGTTTGCCATGACTTTTTACTACAAACCCACCGTTACCGAAGCCTTTACCTCCGTTCAATTTATCATGAATGAAGTTAACTTCGGCTGGTTAATTCGATCGATTCATCGCTGGTCTGCCAGTATGATGGTATTAATGTTAATCCTCCATGTATTTCGTGTTTACTTAACTGGTGGATTCAAAAAACCTCGTGAGTTAACTTGGATCGTGGGTGTAACAATGGCTGTTATTACCGTTTCCTTCGGTGTAACTGGTTACTCCTTACCTTGGGATCAAGTAGGTTATTGGGCAGTTAAAATCGTATCAGGTGTACCTGCGGCTATTCCTGTCGTTGGAGATCAAATGGTAGAACTTTTAAGAGGTGGTGCCAGTGTAGGTCAAGCAACTTTAACCCGTTTCTACACCATTCACACCTTTGTTTTACCTTGGTTAATGGCAGTATTCATGTTATTACACTTCCTCTTAATCCGTAAACAAGGTATTTCTGGTCCTTTGTAA
- the hpnI gene encoding bacteriohopanetetrol glucosamine biosynthesis glycosyltransferase HpnI, with translation MLNSLLVINYPSLIINFFSLVFFILTLGSIVYYLYSLYSCYRFFSQKEEVNVDFSPPISILKPLWGLEYNLEENLTSFIIQNYPQYQIIFCVRDKHDPVILLVEKLINRYADRDLKLIVNDRIIGYNYKVSNLANGLKYCDYNLILIADSDIEVKEDYLKKIVQPLQQEKVGVVTCLYQSLSHNFTGIIESLGVACNFIPNVLTARQLEGVKFAFGSTILIRKKILEKIGSFERIANSLADDFLLGNLPTKLGYETVLSNYIVKHQITEEIFNHYLKRQIRWFRCIRVQRFKGYLGMIFTYGTINSIIFCLFNHLSFFSLIVLIITLSLKLLLNYKLSFKYLNNDTIIQYLGLIFVVDLIRFYIWSIALFGNKIKWGNNHFILKSNGELSIDS, from the coding sequence ATGCTTAATTCACTATTAGTTATTAATTATCCATCACTAATTATTAATTTTTTCTCTTTAGTTTTTTTTATTCTAACTTTGGGATCGATCGTCTATTATCTATATAGTCTTTATTCCTGTTATCGTTTTTTTTCCCAAAAAGAAGAGGTTAATGTTGATTTTTCTCCACCTATTTCTATACTTAAACCTTTATGGGGTTTAGAATATAATCTTGAAGAAAATTTAACATCTTTTATTATACAAAATTATCCTCAATATCAAATTATTTTTTGTGTTCGAGATAAACATGATCCCGTTATTTTACTGGTAGAAAAACTAATTAATAGATATGCCGATCGAGATTTAAAATTAATAGTGAACGATCGGATAATTGGTTATAACTATAAAGTAAGTAATTTAGCTAATGGTTTAAAGTATTGTGATTATAATTTAATTTTAATAGCTGATAGTGATATAGAAGTTAAAGAAGATTATTTAAAAAAAATAGTCCAACCATTGCAACAGGAAAAAGTAGGCGTTGTGACTTGTTTATATCAGTCTTTAAGTCATAATTTTACGGGAATTATTGAATCTTTAGGAGTTGCTTGTAATTTTATTCCTAATGTATTAACTGCTAGACAATTAGAAGGAGTAAAATTTGCTTTTGGTTCAACTATTTTAATCAGAAAAAAAATCTTAGAAAAAATTGGTAGTTTTGAGAGAATAGCAAATAGTTTAGCCGATGATTTTTTATTAGGAAACTTACCAACAAAATTAGGTTATGAAACAGTTTTATCTAACTATATAGTAAAACATCAAATAACTGAAGAAATTTTTAATCATTATCTAAAAAGACAAATTCGCTGGTTTCGTTGTATCCGAGTACAAAGATTTAAAGGATATTTAGGTATGATTTTTACTTATGGTACAATCAATAGTATTATTTTTTGTTTATTTAATCACCTCTCTTTTTTTAGTTTAATAGTGTTGATAATAACTCTTTCTCTTAAACTTTTATTAAATTATAAACTAAGTTTTAAATATCTTAATAATGATACAATCATTCAGTATTTAGGATTAATTTTTGTTGTTGATTTAATTAGATTTTATATTTGGTCAATAGCTTTATTTGGTAATAAAATAAAATGGGGAAACAATCACTTTATTTTAAAATCTAATGGCGAGCTTAGTATTGATTCTTAA
- a CDS encoding gamma carbonic anhydrase family protein, which translates to MKLLRNIDFPESAFIADNASIMGDVEIGRGSSIWYSAVVRGDVEKISIGSYTNIQDGAVLHGDPNKVTILEDYVTIGHKAVIHSAHIKTGCLIGIGSIVLDGVTVGEGSIIGAGCVVTKDVEPRSLMVGIPAKKLREIGEDEAQDLINHAKKYYQLALYHGGKSDNKGFY; encoded by the coding sequence ATGAAATTGTTAAGAAATATTGATTTTCCTGAGAGTGCGTTTATTGCGGATAATGCCTCGATTATGGGAGATGTGGAAATAGGAAGGGGATCGAGTATTTGGTATAGTGCTGTAGTAAGGGGAGATGTGGAAAAAATTTCGATCGGATCTTATACTAATATTCAAGATGGAGCAGTATTACACGGAGATCCTAATAAAGTAACGATTTTAGAAGATTATGTGACGATCGGACATAAAGCTGTAATTCACTCTGCCCATATCAAAACAGGTTGTTTAATTGGAATTGGCTCGATCGTTTTAGATGGTGTTACCGTAGGAGAGGGATCAATCATTGGAGCAGGTTGTGTTGTAACAAAAGATGTTGAGCCTCGATCTTTAATGGTTGGTATCCCAGCAAAAAAGCTCAGAGAAATTGGAGAAGATGAAGCACAAGATTTAATTAATCACGCTAAAAAATATTATCAACTTGCCTTATATCATGGTGGAAAAAGTGATAATAAGGGATTTTATTAA
- the pds gene encoding 15-cis-phytoene desaturase: MRIAIAGAGLAGLSCAKYLADAGHTPIVLERRDVLGGKVAAWKDEDGDWYETGLHIFFGAYPNMLELFHELGIEDRLQWKEHTMIFNQPEKPGTYSRFDFPDLPAPVNGLVAILRNNDMLTWGEKIKFGLGLLPAIVQGQEYVEAMDKYSWSEWMAKQNIPPRIEKEVFIAMSKALNFINPDEISATILLTALNRFLQEKNGSKMAFLDGSPTERLCKPIVDYVTERGGEVRLNAPLKEILLNEDGSVKGFLLRGLNDAQDEIFTADVYVSAMPVDPLKVMLPTSWKEMPFFQKLEGLEGVPVINLHLWFDRKLTDIDHLLFSRSPLLSVYADMSNTCKEYSNPDRSMLELVLAPAADWIAKSDEEIIEATMQELRQLFPQHFNGDNPAKLLKSHVVKTPRSVYKATPGRQAYRPFQKTPISNFYLAGDFTMQEYLGSMEGAVLSGKRTAQVISKDYPVSINFQQPEPTTV, from the coding sequence ATGCGAATTGCCATAGCAGGTGCAGGATTAGCAGGACTTTCTTGCGCAAAATACTTAGCAGATGCAGGACATACACCTATTGTCCTCGAAAGACGAGATGTTTTAGGCGGAAAGGTTGCCGCATGGAAAGACGAAGATGGAGACTGGTACGAAACGGGACTTCATATATTTTTTGGTGCTTATCCCAATATGTTGGAATTATTTCATGAATTGGGTATTGAAGATCGTTTGCAGTGGAAAGAACACACAATGATCTTTAATCAACCTGAAAAACCCGGTACTTATTCAAGGTTCGATTTTCCTGATCTTCCAGCTCCTGTTAATGGTTTAGTTGCTATTTTACGCAATAATGATATGTTAACGTGGGGCGAAAAAATTAAATTTGGTTTAGGATTGTTACCGGCGATCGTGCAAGGTCAAGAATATGTAGAGGCAATGGATAAATATTCTTGGTCTGAATGGATGGCAAAACAAAATATTCCCCCTAGAATCGAGAAGGAAGTTTTTATTGCCATGTCAAAGGCGTTGAACTTCATCAATCCTGATGAAATTTCCGCTACCATTCTTTTAACTGCTTTAAATCGCTTCTTACAAGAGAAAAATGGCTCAAAAATGGCTTTTTTAGATGGTTCACCTACAGAGAGATTATGCAAACCAATTGTCGATTATGTCACGGAAAGAGGTGGAGAAGTAAGGTTAAATGCTCCCTTGAAAGAAATTTTATTGAACGAAGATGGTAGCGTCAAAGGCTTTTTATTACGAGGATTAAATGATGCGCAAGACGAGATTTTCACGGCTGATGTTTATGTTTCTGCTATGCCAGTTGATCCTTTGAAAGTGATGTTACCTACCTCATGGAAAGAAATGCCCTTTTTTCAAAAATTAGAAGGGTTAGAAGGTGTACCTGTTATCAATCTTCATTTGTGGTTCGATCGAAAACTCACTGATATTGATCATTTACTGTTTTCTCGATCGCCTTTATTAAGTGTTTATGCTGATATGAGTAACACTTGTAAGGAATATAGTAACCCTGATCGATCGATGTTAGAGTTAGTGTTAGCCCCGGCGGCTGATTGGATTGCAAAATCTGATGAAGAAATTATCGAAGCCACCATGCAAGAATTAAGACAGTTATTTCCTCAACATTTTAACGGTGATAACCCTGCTAAACTTTTAAAATCCCATGTAGTCAAAACCCCTCGATCGGTATATAAAGCGACACCCGGCAGACAAGCCTATCGTCCATTCCAAAAAACACCCATTAGTAATTTCTATTTAGCAGGAGACTTTACCATGCAAGAGTATTTAGGAAGCATGGAAGGTGCCGTATTATCAGGAAAACGAACAGCCCAAGTGATCAGTAAAGACTATCCTGTTAGTATTAATTTCCAACAACCAGAACCTACTACGGTTTAA
- the recA gene encoding recombinase RecA: MAQNSDKSDKEKALNIVLTQIERNFGKGSIMRLGDATKMKIETISSGALTLDLALGGGLPKGRIIEIYGPESSGKTTLALHAIAEVQKAGGIAAFVDAEHALDPTYSAALGVDIDNLLVAQPDNGESALEIVDQLVRSSAVDIVVIDSVAALVPRAEIEGEMGDLQVGLQARLMSKALRKVAGNIGKSGSTVIFLNQLRQKIGISYGSPEVTTGGTALKFYASVRLDIRRIQTLKKGSEGEYGIRAKVKVAKNKVAPPFRIAEFDIIFGSGISRVGCLLDLAEKTNTVTRKGAWYSYNGDNIAQGRDNAVKYLEENPEIASEIEQKVKAELEINNVSFETASDDSEEDFTSIDE, encoded by the coding sequence ATGGCTCAAAATTCTGATAAATCTGATAAAGAAAAAGCATTAAATATTGTTTTAACTCAAATAGAACGTAATTTTGGCAAGGGTTCAATTATGCGTCTTGGTGATGCTACCAAAATGAAGATAGAAACTATCTCTAGTGGTGCTTTAACCCTTGATCTTGCTTTAGGTGGTGGTTTACCTAAAGGACGTATTATTGAAATCTATGGACCTGAAAGTTCTGGAAAAACGACTCTAGCACTTCATGCGATCGCAGAGGTGCAAAAAGCTGGAGGCATTGCGGCTTTCGTTGATGCTGAACACGCCTTAGATCCAACTTACTCTGCCGCTTTGGGGGTGGACATTGACAATTTATTGGTAGCCCAACCTGATAATGGAGAATCCGCCCTTGAAATCGTGGATCAATTAGTACGCAGTTCGGCTGTTGATATAGTAGTAATTGATTCTGTTGCAGCCCTAGTACCTCGTGCAGAAATCGAGGGAGAAATGGGAGATTTACAGGTAGGTTTACAAGCACGTTTGATGAGTAAAGCCTTAAGAAAAGTGGCCGGAAATATAGGTAAATCGGGTTCTACTGTTATTTTTCTCAACCAATTACGTCAAAAAATTGGTATTAGTTACGGTAGTCCAGAAGTTACAACAGGTGGTACTGCTCTCAAATTCTATGCTTCCGTAAGGTTGGATATTCGTCGGATACAAACTTTGAAAAAAGGTAGTGAAGGGGAGTATGGTATTAGGGCGAAAGTCAAGGTTGCAAAAAATAAAGTTGCACCTCCTTTTCGTATTGCAGAATTTGATATTATTTTCGGTTCAGGTATTTCCCGTGTTGGTTGTTTATTGGATTTAGCCGAAAAAACTAATACTGTTACTCGTAAAGGGGCTTGGTATAGTTACAATGGCGATAATATTGCCCAAGGGCGAGATAATGCAGTTAAATATTTAGAGGAGAATCCTGAAATTGCTAGTGAGATCGAGCAAAAAGTAAAAGCTGAATTAGAGATTAATAATGTCAGTTTTGAGACGGCTAGTGATGATTCTGAAGAAGATTTTACCTCGATCGATGAGTAA
- a CDS encoding SpoIID/LytB domain-containing protein, with product MKFNSCLNFNLISPQLWLTLPLLLGALFFPNLPVLAVDLKVGIVQRFGDELEDEITLKSNEGDSLTVKFTNISNQEEKTLTTNQLKLSIVAQPLPNKLIEERLILGDYGTFETAEDSANRWQSLGIDVEITQPGRWQVWAKRSTYSNPLLKRLLLSAIQEKGYQDVYIETAILLEKPIVSFKINDNTYQANYLEINSSKNIIQVKDGIKGTWRNYGGTFTLQPNSYGNYTLVNKVDIETYLRGVVPHEIGSNVPMAAAEAQTIIARTYALRNTRRFQADNYEMCATTHCQVYYGLTGTSSTSDKAIASTKGLVLTYDNELVDALYSSTTGGITSYFEDVWNGQNRPYLKSVIDSPQQVWNLGENTLESEANFRKFISLQNGFNETGRSLFRWNRKSSIQDLSKDLQKYLERTKHPLKDFKIIKEMKIVNRSSSGRIIKMDVITDSGVVSLAKNEVRSAFTPPRSTLFYLDPFFDKNNKLAGYAFVGGGFGHGVGLSQFGSYNLANLGWSAQRILQFYYPGTKVEPLNNSIIFWRPD from the coding sequence ATGAAGTTTAATTCTTGCCTCAATTTTAATTTAATCTCTCCCCAACTTTGGTTAACTTTACCTTTATTACTTGGTGCATTGTTTTTTCCGAATCTCCCCGTTTTAGCTGTAGATTTAAAAGTCGGTATTGTACAAAGATTTGGAGATGAATTAGAAGATGAAATTACCCTTAAAAGTAATGAAGGTGACTCTCTAACTGTGAAATTTACTAATATTTCTAACCAAGAAGAAAAAACTTTAACTACCAATCAATTAAAATTATCGATCGTAGCTCAACCATTACCGAATAAGCTAATTGAAGAAAGATTAATCTTAGGTGATTACGGCACTTTTGAAACAGCAGAGGATTCTGCTAATCGTTGGCAATCTTTAGGTATTGATGTGGAAATTACACAACCCGGACGTTGGCAAGTGTGGGCGAAACGTAGTACTTATTCTAATCCCCTTTTAAAAAGACTATTACTTAGTGCTATTCAAGAAAAAGGCTATCAAGATGTTTATATTGAAACCGCTATTTTATTGGAGAAGCCCATAGTTTCTTTCAAAATAAATGATAATACTTATCAAGCCAATTACTTAGAAATAAACAGTAGCAAAAATATAATTCAAGTAAAAGATGGAATCAAAGGCACTTGGCGCAATTATGGAGGCACTTTTACCCTACAACCCAATTCTTATGGAAATTATACCCTTGTAAATAAAGTCGATATAGAAACTTATTTGCGAGGTGTCGTACCTCATGAAATTGGGAGTAATGTGCCAATGGCGGCCGCAGAAGCACAAACTATTATTGCTCGAACTTATGCCCTTCGTAACACTCGTAGATTTCAAGCTGATAATTATGAAATGTGTGCCACAACTCATTGTCAAGTTTACTATGGATTAACTGGTACTTCTTCGACTTCCGACAAAGCCATTGCCTCAACTAAAGGATTAGTGCTAACCTATGATAATGAATTAGTAGATGCCTTATATTCTTCTACTACTGGGGGAATAACATCCTATTTTGAAGATGTGTGGAATGGGCAAAATCGTCCTTATCTTAAATCTGTCATCGATTCACCTCAACAAGTTTGGAATTTAGGAGAAAATACCCTCGAATCTGAAGCTAATTTCCGTAAATTTATTAGCTTACAAAACGGTTTTAATGAAACGGGAAGAAGTTTATTTCGTTGGAATCGCAAAAGTAGTATTCAAGATTTATCTAAAGATTTACAAAAATATTTAGAAAGAACAAAACATCCTCTTAAAGATTTTAAAATCATCAAAGAAATGAAGATTGTGAATCGATCGTCATCTGGTAGGATCATTAAAATGGATGTGATTACAGATTCAGGGGTGGTATCCTTAGCAAAAAATGAGGTTAGAAGTGCTTTTACACCCCCTAGAAGTACACTATTTTACTTAGACCCCTTTTTTGACAAAAATAATAAACTAGCAGGATATGCTTTTGTTGGTGGAGGTTTTGGTCACGGAGTAGGATTAAGTCAGTTTGGTAGTTATAATTTAGCAAATTTGGGATGGTCAGCACAACGAATATTACAATTTTACTATCCCGGCACAAAAGTTGAGCCTTTAAACAACTCAATTATATTTTGGCGTCCTGACTAA
- the petD gene encoding cytochrome b6-f complex subunit IV: MSNPNSQLIKKPDLNDPKLRAKLAQNMGHHYYGEIAWPNDILYMFPVCILGALGLIVGLSILDPAMIGEPADPFATPLEILPEWYLYPVFQILRVLPNKLLGIACQAAIPLGLMLIPFIESVNKFQNPFRRPIAMTVFLFGTLVTLWLGAGSIFPIDKSLTLGLF; encoded by the coding sequence ATGTCTAATCCTAATTCTCAATTAATCAAAAAACCCGATCTTAACGATCCAAAATTAAGAGCAAAATTAGCTCAAAATATGGGTCATCATTACTACGGTGAAATTGCATGGCCTAACGATATTCTGTATATGTTCCCTGTCTGTATTTTAGGGGCATTAGGTTTAATCGTTGGTTTATCCATTCTAGATCCTGCTATGATTGGCGAACCTGCTGATCCCTTTGCAACTCCTTTGGAAATCTTACCTGAGTGGTATTTATATCCTGTATTCCAAATTTTGCGAGTTTTACCCAACAAACTCTTAGGTATCGCTTGTCAAGCGGCAATTCCTTTAGGTTTAATGCTAATACCTTTCATCGAAAGCGTTAACAAGTTCCAAAATCCTTTCCGTCGCCCCATTGCGATGACTGTATTTTTGTTTGGTACTTTAGTAACTCTTTGGTTAGGTGCTGGTTCTATCTTCCCCATTGATAAGTCCTTAACTTTGGGTTTGTTCTAA
- the crtB gene encoding 15-cis-phytoene synthase CrtB → MLQLPKKLQPKQPLASPEESYEYCRQVTAKYSKTFYLGTLLMPKEKRSAIWAIYVWCRRTDELVDGPQAKLTTPETLDLWEQQLESVFAGQPIDDPDVALVDTLQRFPMDIQPFRDMIAGQRMDLYRNRYETFEELNLYCYRVAGTVGLMSSAVLGIDETYLNAPWYHHSVYIPEEEAVALGIANQLTNILRDVGEDRSRNRIYLPLEDLARFNYTEEDLFNGVIDDRWYNLMQFQIDRARQYYEDAERGIKALNPDGRWPVWSALMLYQGILDVIIKNNYDVFNRRAFVPTPNKMLYLPVAWLRAQVL, encoded by the coding sequence ATGCTGCAACTGCCTAAAAAATTACAACCTAAACAACCCCTAGCCTCCCCAGAGGAATCTTATGAATACTGTCGTCAAGTGACAGCAAAGTATTCTAAAACCTTCTATTTAGGTACTTTATTGATGCCTAAAGAGAAACGAAGTGCTATCTGGGCGATTTATGTCTGGTGTCGCCGTACTGATGAATTAGTAGATGGTCCTCAAGCCAAATTGACAACTCCCGAAACTCTTGATTTGTGGGAGCAACAATTAGAATCAGTGTTTGCAGGACAACCTATCGATGATCCTGACGTGGCTTTGGTTGATACTCTCCAACGTTTTCCGATGGATATTCAACCCTTCCGAGATATGATTGCAGGGCAAAGAATGGATTTATATCGCAATCGTTATGAGACTTTTGAAGAATTAAACCTTTATTGTTATCGAGTTGCTGGTACTGTGGGGTTAATGTCTTCTGCGGTTCTAGGAATTGATGAAACTTATTTGAATGCTCCTTGGTATCATCACTCAGTATATATTCCTGAAGAAGAAGCTGTCGCTCTTGGTATTGCCAATCAATTAACCAATATCCTACGAGATGTGGGTGAAGACAGAAGCAGAAATCGCATTTATCTACCCTTAGAAGACTTAGCAAGGTTTAACTATACCGAAGAAGATTTATTTAACGGTGTAATAGACGATCGATGGTATAACTTAATGCAATTCCAGATCGATCGAGCAAGGCAATATTACGAAGATGCAGAAAGAGGTATTAAAGCCTTAAACCCTGACGGACGTTGGCCTGTGTGGTCTGCATTAATGCTGTATCAAGGAATTTTAGATGTCATCATCAAAAATAACTATGATGTGTTTAATCGCCGTGCCTTTGTACCAACTCCTAATAAAATGCTTTATTTACCTGTAGCATGGTTAAGGGCTCAAGTTTTATGA
- a CDS encoding Panacea domain-containing protein, whose translation MVSPLTVAKYFIIRAYEDGRDDQMTNMKLQKLLYYSQCLYLALFDEPLFLEDIQAWRYGPVCPPAYHFYSEFEAQQLPIPTPEYINEELKAVLEEVWQYFGQYHAYYLSDLTHLEFPWKKARKDLPSYASSNESISIEDMKLLGQKKLLEIEQNHPHYEQIISHILKGEINSHKKYKPQYIKQGEVNEWLNSLLA comes from the coding sequence ATGGTTAGCCCCCTAACAGTAGCTAAATACTTTATTATTAGGGCTTATGAAGATGGTAGAGATGATCAAATGACTAATATGAAGTTACAAAAACTTCTCTATTATAGTCAGTGTCTATACTTAGCTCTATTTGATGAACCTTTATTTCTCGAGGATATTCAAGCATGGCGTTATGGCCCTGTTTGTCCACCAGCTTACCATTTTTACAGTGAATTTGAAGCCCAACAATTACCGATTCCTACTCCAGAATATATCAACGAAGAATTAAAAGCGGTTTTAGAAGAAGTTTGGCAATATTTTGGACAGTACCATGCTTATTATCTGAGTGATTTAACTCATCTGGAATTTCCATGGAAAAAAGCTCGAAAAGACTTACCTAGTTATGCTAGTTCAAATGAATCTATTTCAATAGAAGATATGAAACTTTTAGGACAAAAAAAATTGTTAGAAATTGAACAAAATCACCCTCATTATGAGCAAATAATTTCTCATATTTTGAAAGGGGAAATTAATTCTCACAAAAAATATAAACCTCAATACATAAAGCAAGGAGAAGTAAATGAATGGCTCAACTCTCTACTTGCTTGA